A genomic stretch from Pelodiscus sinensis isolate JC-2024 unplaced genomic scaffold, ASM4963464v1 ctg35, whole genome shotgun sequence includes:
- the LOC142824490 gene encoding maestro heat-like repeat family member 5 codes for MVEHRNPQVPVVLREAIAIVQSREEEEALREIALTFCTEFLQSPSILSTVTKSDLQEHLMEWTRDNNPAIRRLCLRGLASVLFWPGKGQLLRAQLPGTIAMFCATDARTVLEAMTEAADATNLLAGEGLGSISQDMSASLRPLIDHAGYAAPKGAPAKGGVSPTQPPPWQSPSGPT; via the exons ATGGTCGAGCACCGGAACCCACAGGTCCCTGTGGTtctcagagaggccatcgccaTCGTGCAgagtcgggaggaggaggaggcgctgagagaaatcgccctgactttctgcaccgag tttctccagagtccttccatcctcagcaCTGTCACCAAATCAGACCTCCAGGAACACCTGATGGAATGGACCCGAGACAACAACCCTGcgatacggaggctctgtctgcgaGGCCTGGCCAGTGTTCTCTTCTGGCCGGGGAAG gggcagttgttacgggcccagctgcccgggaccatcgccatgttctgcgccacgGACGCaaggactgtcctggaggccatGACGGAGGCGGCAGACGCCACCaacctgctcgccggggaggggcttggctccatctcccaggacatgtcagccagcctgcgcccgctcattgaccac gccGGCTACgcagcacccaagggggcccctgccaagggtggggTGTCTCCgacgcagccccctccctggcagagcccttctgggcCAACCTGA